The window GTGTTTGAGGTAAATAGGTATTGGAACGAGTATACGTTCAGTAATTATGTTACTTTCAGTTATAATGACTTTGGAGATGCTGATCAAACCACTTATCATTGCGTAGGAATAGGCATACCACTAGCCATATGTTAAGTTGGATAAACTAAAAGCTCCCATATGAGACCGTGGTCCCTTGGCCCACTAGTATCAGTCCCAACAACCTTGTGGTCGTCGATTCAAGCCACGTCGAAGGCGTCAGTTGCATAATCTATAAGTTTAGTAGTGTTTTACGTTGCAAATAACCCTGCTTTATGAGGCTTTTATATACTGTCTATATATTTTTCGGTTTATTGTATTGCAGGTCTCTCTGGGCTGTTAAGTATCACATTCTGTTATATcgttttttggttttattttgagTTTCAATTATTTCAGGTTTCCGTTAGGTGTCCCTTGGATCAGATATCATGGTACTTACAAGGATCTAAATATAAATCTCATTTATCCAGGAAGAGACCCCGACTTAGGTGGGTAACTCTTTCACCTTCCGCATTGTTGAAAACGTTTGCGGGATATTTCAGATGACTTTTTTTCTCCAATTTTGTGAGATATCTGATTGATTAGTAAATTTGGAATTTAGTAGTCAACATGTGGCCCAAATAAAGTCAGAGGACCCATAGTTACTGATTTAAAATATTCGCCTCCTTTCTTGAATGTAAATGATCTtgaataaccaagatgtatatGTTTCACAGGAtatttaagcattttttttttcctgtatTGATACCCCCTCCAATTTCTGTCTCAGGGGTCAATAGTGTAGGAACGGTTCCTGCATCTCTTGTGACTTATGCTTCTATTCAAGCATTGAAGCCAGATCTTTTGATAAATGCTGGCACTGCTGGTGGCTTTAAAGTATACTATTTCTGcccatcattttatttttacccTTTCTTTCTGAAAATATCTGAAGTTAGGATTGCGATGTGTATGTTTTATTCGCATCTACAGttttctttcttcttgtttGTCaccttttttagttttgaagtTATAGTGTTGTTAATGTTGATAAAACCAGGTGAAAGGAGCTTGCATATTTGATGTGTTTTTGGTTTCAGATCTTGCGTTCCATGATAGACGGATTCCAATTCCAGTAAGTAGCTTAATCAATTTGTCTCTTATATTTTGATGAAATCACGGATACCCATTgttctccttggctgtatcagaTTTTTATCCTAATTCTTTGGCCCTCTTGATATGCAGGGTCCAGATAAATATGGAGTTGGGAGACGGCAGAGTTTCTCCACACCAAATCTTGTGAAGGAGCTTAAGCTAAAGGTGATCATCTATAAGTGAATTTTTAACGAACATGGTGTTTGACAAATGTTgacattttcaaaataaaaaacaaccaGTCTAAAAATTTTGTCATTATTCAGTTTTTATATTCAGTTAAGCAATCTAGCTTTATACTCCGATATGGGACCCATTTTCCAAATGTTATACATCTTTCCTCCAACCGCAGATTGTCGTTTATGACATTCAAGATTAATAAACACACTTTGCAGGTTTGCAATCTCTCTACGGGAGATTCTTTGGATATGACCCCGCAGGATGAAACATGCATATTGGCCAATGATGCAACAATCGTTGATATGGAGGTATAATGCCAATTCATAGTTTGTCTTTGCTTAACTTGTTTTCCATGATTTGATACACTTAACAAATTATCTTTAATACAGCCCTTATCATTCATATCCTAAAATTCTGGTTCCAGGGAGCAGCTGTGGCTTATGTGTCTAGTCTTATGAGAGTCCCGGCAATATTTATAAAGGCTGTATCCAATTTTGTTGATGGTGAAATTTCCATTCCTGAAGATTTTGCACAAAATTTGCAAGCAACTGTTGTGGCACTACGAGAAGTGGTTGCCCAGGTGGTTGAATTTATTAATGGTAAGTGCCTCTCTGAACTGTGATGATCAATCTGGTATCCTATACTAGACCTTCGTTGATCAGCCAATCTGGTCCAACATGATTTGTAATCTGTATAATTCATACATTTTTGTTTGAGTGTATGCCTTTGAAAAGATAATTTGTTGTGTGCAATTGTTTCGACCGATAGAATTTGTAAAACCTTTTATCTTGATATATTAACGGTGAAGTTGAAGGAGATGCAAAACTCCACATTAGTATATGGATCTATCACGGTTCAATCTTTTTGAAGTTTTAATCTCGACTGTTTGAAATAGTACAGATGGATACGAGTTTTAGGTCATTTAGTTGTTTAAGTTTGTTAAAAGAGATAACAATGTTGTTTCATGGTGTTTGGATGTACGTATAAAACAATTGTTGCAAACTGACAATATTGCATTCcaacaaaaaaaccaaaatttctGGCAGCAAGTGATGGGTAGGGTGGTGATGCTAGTGGTGCTAGACGGTGAGGTAAGATGGCTAAGGCGAACGATTATCGATATTGGATAGCAGCGCCGGGATAACCTAGGGCCAACAATCACTGATTATAGATAGTAAACAGTGATGGTGATGGTAATATGGTATAAgagaaatgataaaaaaaaaaaaaaaaaaaaatgaaatttaagaaTATCTATTCAAGTATTCAATGATTGAACAGTTTTCTATGAAATTATTGTAGAACTATATTGAATATTCTCATCCAATATACTTCAAGACAAACTAAAATTTGACGGATATCCTACAATTTTACTATTTGTagtttttataatgttttttgatCACACATAGTTAAATTGACAAATATTCTCAAAATATATGTTCTTAatgtataaaaaatgaaattatcATTGAAAAGTTTGTAAAGCTAAAAATTTAGACTAAACGGAGTGGACCATTTTTACGCCGACCGTCGCCCTTTGTCACGGACCGTCgccccccacaccacccccGTCGACCGACGCTTGACTCGCCCGACCCACACGCCTCGCCCTCTTTCCCTTTGACTAGCACGTTGACCGAGGTAATTTAATTCCCACCAGCTAGTTTTTGAccaagttataaaaaaaaatcccctttttttaaaaatcatatcctTTTCCATTCCATTTTCCTTTTacatttcacacacacatatacctttcttcttcctttttttactttcatcttcttcatttttaaccaaaaatgtTTCCATACAACAACTTCAACAACCACCCTTTTACCCCGGGTAATCGTAGTCAATGTccaaataacccaaatcaaCAACCCGATATGATGAACGACCTTAATTTACTCAATAACCCACAACTTTTTCAATTGATTCAACATATGTCCACTAATCAACATATGGGTATGGGTATGGGTTCGGTTATAGGTATGGGTCCGGGTATGTGTATGGGTATGGGTCCGGGTATGGGTATGGGTGGTTCGAGCCAACATGAAACTTTTGGTGGGTCCTCTAGCCAACAAAACACTCCCGGTTCATTTTTTGATCGTCAAAGGCTAGTTGATACTCCACCACAAGATTCTCAAGATGATGATGTTCAAAAGACACAACCACCCCCTCAACCATCAAAACCAAGGCGGCATAGGAAAAAAGTGGTCGGCGAAGACGAACCACGACCAAGAAATGTCCAACAAACGTGGTTACCGTCAGAAGAAATGAATTTAGCTACGGCTTGGCTATCGGTGATCGAAAACCCGGAATgtggtatttttctttttacgcatactagtttttttttatataaatgtccatttttaaaataaaaaaactgtttcggtttgtttttttttttttaaatctgtttcgtttttttttttaatttgtgttaaaaacatatatttttttataatctgtttcgttttttttttataaaacaaaaactgttttagttttttttaaaatatatttcggatttttttaaaaagagaaacagttttttaattttaaaaaaaaaaaaacagccgacttttttttataaaaaaaacagttttttatattaaaaaaaacagccgagtttataaaaaaaaaagttttttttatttgaaatattatttgcgtttggttttttgttgtagcaaattatcaaaaaaaggGGGTATATTGGTCACGAATAACCGAGGCTTTGGCGACATTAGAAGAAAAGCCGAAAGATTACCGTGACCCCGAAGTTGTGAGTGcgaaatggaggaagatacGTCTAATTATTCAAAACTTCAACCAAATCTATACTCGAATCGGTCATGCAAGTGGAGAAAATGATTTAGATCGTGTTAGAAAGGCCAACGAAGAGTATGAAGGAACTTATCACAAGCCATTTCCGTATTCATCAATTTGGGGCAaaattaggtatatatatattactttttattatgtgtaattatgttatatatatatatatataggtacaGTTCGAAGTTTTATCTCGTGGACAAAAGCGTTGTGAGGACCAATCTCGGTGAACCCACGGCCAAAAGGTCGAAGACTTCATCATCCACCGACCCAGTGGCTAGTCAAGGGTCGGATGCTAGggtcaactttgaccttaactCGTTTGAAGAGTTgggtgataatgatgatgagccGGTGTATCAAGAACGGCCCATTGGTAGGGACGCATCAAAGAAAGCGTCGAGATCCGGGTCGAGCTCGGGAGGCAAGGGGAAAAGAAAGGGTAAGTATATGGAGACGTTTGAAGGAATTGCGAAAAAGTTGGATAAGTTGTTTGATATGAGCTCGAAGAAAATTGAGTTGAAGGAAAAGAAAGTTAAGATCATGGAAGAAGACCGCGATTGGAAGTTGTTGGGTACCGAATATTCCCACCTTGAAGAGCCCGAGCGAAGCATCATGGAACGCAAAAAACAAGCGCTTCGTGAAAAATATTTGTCTTGATtagtttttatgtttaattagtttgttatttttatgaacttttttatttttagaactttgttattttaaaaactttgttatttttatgattaactagtagtaattttaattatgtttaataaatttgtttatgtttaaaatatatatgtattacttttttattataacaaagtttaaaaaaaatcaaaaataaaattaaatcaattattaCCATTGTCACATGTCACAAGTCGTCCACCCCTTAAAAACCTACCCATTTCCACCTTTTTTGAGAGGCAACTCTTTTTATCCCATATGGCACAAGTCGCCTCCTCTTCCCCTTATTCTCACTCCTCTTAGTCTTACAAACTAACCACACCAAGTAGTTTGGTTTTGGGTTAGAAACCTTTCTAAATAATCATTTtagaaatgataaaaaaaaaaaacaatatttgttTACCCCATTTACCTATTAACCTAACAACAacacatatagatatattaaaaagaaaaaaatggtaggccaatggaaaaaaaaaaactgatggATACTTGACACACAGATAGAACAACTTCCAACGGTAACCATACATTTCTTATAACTCTTTTTTTAACCGCCAAAACCAACAAACTTAACCATGCTTTCCGCCGGACTTCCACTCGCCGGCGGCAACCACCACCTGTTTCGCCACCGCCATAACTTCCACAGTTTCAAACCCATCACACCCACTTCATTTATCATTAGATCTTCAAGCCTCCAAGAGCTCAATACTTCATCATCATTGGAGGCAagtgacgatgatgatgatgatggaaaatTGAGCTCAGTGGTCAGCGGTTCAGTGTCGTTTCCTGCGATAAAAGTAGCGAAACGGGTGGTTTTGGTGAGACACGGACAGAGCACGTGGAATGCGGAAGGCAGGATACAAGGAAGTTCGGATTTTTCAATTCTTACAAAAAAGGGTGAGGCACAAGCTGAGACTTCGAGGCAAATGCTTATCGATGATTCGTTTGATATTTGCTTCTCAAGgtttgtgttttatgtttttagcttttgttgttttaaatttttggaTTTGAGAATGATAGATTTAGAAATTAGAAGTTGAggttattagtattattatcaaaaattttgattattttattaggTGATGTGAAATATTTGATATGTAATAAACGTTATTTATTTCCTTATCAGTGAATTGAATTTTGGtgaaagtttgttacattttggTGCAATTGATCGCACATAAAAGGCACATAGTGGGACTGTGAAAGTGGGTACGCAAAATATGTTAAAACCTCTGTCCAGAAAGTGCATAATTGATAAGTTAACTTTTAAAGGTCCAGCCATTAAAATTCCTACAATGTTTTCATTTCCTAAAGTTGAGGAGGTGTTATTTAATTTTTGGCATTGTTTGTTTCTTAAGTGGTCATAGTGATATCGAGTAATGAGATCAGATAATCAGTTGTAACAAAAAGGGTTGTTGAATATAGTATTGGGCGTGTTTTGTTGATTGTATTAGTAATCTGGTTTTCAGATGTTTGAATGTTTGATAAGTTTTGATTATTTCAAGGTTTGTGTGTCAAATGATCCGTAAATAATCTAGTTACTTTGAATTAGTATCATTGCCGCTACTACTAAActaatgttttaatttgtttcacTATACTCAAAGGCTAGAAACTGACTTATGAGTGATCCACTGATCCTATATGCTAAAGAATAATAGTTGATGCCGATTCATGAAAcgaatattaaaatatatgcagTCCTTTAAAAAGATCAAAAAGAACTGCTGATGTCATATGGGATGCTCGGAAGGAGGAGATCCTTACTGATTCCGACTTGAGGGAGATTGACCTATACTCATTTCAAGTTAGTCCGACTTCTCATGAGAACCTTTCTTTGAAGAAGCTGTACATGTCAGATTGTTATAACGGTTCTTAGATAATGGGCGAGTCATATGCAATTATTTGTTGTACTTTAGGGACTCCTAAAGAACGAAGGTATAGCAAAGTATGGTGAGGCTTTTGGTAAATGGCAAAAGGATGCTCCAAATTTCAATATAGATGGTCATTATCCAGTTAGGGAATTGTGGGATCGTGCTAGTAGCTGCTGGCAGAAAATCTTGGTTCATGACAGTAGGTCGGTTCTTGTGGTTGCTCACAATGCTGTTAATCAGGCGCTTGTTGCTACCGCAATGGGTACATTTCCTTTCCTTCCTATACAGCCAGCAAACTGAGTTCAGGTCAAAATAcgtttgggtcaaaatgggtcaggTGACGTGCAAACGTCTTTATTTATTGAACTGTATAAATAATTCATATGTTACATTTGAtcttaaaaactatattattatactataaTACGAATAATACATTTTTCCAATTGAACATAGAGGTTTTATGCATACTATATAATTTTGGACAACTTTTGACCCGTTCATATGATGTTCATCTTTGTCAGTTGTACTATTATTTTGCTCACTGACCCCTGTTACACAAGTACAACCAATATGACGATAAGTCCAACAGTGCTTATTTGAGTGAGAATGAGCTTTATTTTTAATCTCATCTTCAGGCTTAGGAACTGAGTACTTCAGGATTTTACTTCAAAGCAACTGTGGTGTAAGTGTGCTAGATTTTGTCCCACGGCCTGAGGGTGGATCTCCATATATATGTCTTAACCGGTTAAATCAGGTAGTGACCTTACTTGATTGGCCCATTTCTAGTCTTCTAAATGAAAATATCCATGGTTTAACAGGCCATTTTTATTCGTGTACTTGTGTTTACTTTTGCATAGTTCCTTTTATCATAGGAATCCTACACAGTGCTACATGGCCATACTTAATCGCTTAATCTGACATCATTTCACTTTTTTTCCAGCCGTTAGTATGGTCTTGCATGTTAAAAGAAAGTATATTTTGCAGACTCCAGGTTCGCCTATTGGTGGCGGAAGCTCTGCAGGCAGGAAGGCCAGTAGGCGGATCGTACTCGTCTGTCATGGATCATCCCAGGTAAATACCAAAATGGTAAAGCAACCAATGGAATTTCATAGTAAACGTTGATTCATTACCATCTTTCTTCTTGTGTGTTAATTGtagtaactttttatttttctttttttttctcttttttttttgtaaaagaaaagaaactgcttagtgccgccttccgcgggttttgagcctcaatacctcgacggtggaggaggttaagatgtaagcAGACCTTACCGCTACCTAAGTAGAAAAGCTGCTttcattttctacctaaatggtagaaaaggccctcaaacctttgcatgggatgaggatagaacccatgacctctgtctccagaggcctGGGTGTTTACCACTGCTCCAAACCATGCTGCTTATGGAAACAGATTTTTTGTAAAAGTAGcaaagaaatttttaaaaactttatctAAAACTTAATATCATCTCATTGATTTAGACTGAGTTTTTTATTCTTTGCTGTCCCTTTTTTAAGGAGGTAATAACAAGAGTTCACTATTTAAGTGGGAAATGGGCTATTAAAATAAGGCTCATCGTTTTCAATTGCTATTTCTTCCGTAAAGTTTTCTCTTggtaaaattaaaacatttagACATTATGTTTATAAACAGGCTAGCAATTCTGATGATACACCCATGGACATGCTTGGAACTATACAGGTATTCAAAGTTTTTTGATCTGTTAGTTGACTACAAGCAAGAATGAAGAATGTATAATCCAAGCTGTTGCTTTATAATGACAGTCACAAAAAACAGCAGAACTGCTACTTGATTTGAAGGTGAAATCGATTGTTAGTAGCCCAAGAATAGTTCCAACTGAAACGGCTAATTCAATTGCTCGTGTAAGTATCATTCCCAAACTTTCAGTCTTGCTCATCAAATTATCTGAACTAGTAGAGGTGACAAAATGGACGGGTTAGGCAGGTTGGTGTTGGATCAAAGCCCTTGGGTAAGGTTTGGTCGACGCAGCTGCTTTAATCATTTCTTTGAACTAATAAATAGTTAACAATTTAAATATGATTCGACAGTTCATGGTAACACAATGCATTTGAATGTAATTCTGATGATTCGTCCGGTTTGACTTGTTGAGTCCTTTTGATTTgcttaacccatttgacctgttacaTTTAGTTTAATCCTTTAGCATAACCTTTTTGACATAATTCATTATGTTTGACTCTTTAGCTTTTTATGACTCATTATAGATCATACATAACCCAAACCAACCTATTGTCTTATCAATATAAATAGCTATTTTTACATAATTGAAGGTTCAAGAAGCTGCTGATTGTCTTGGCGCTGATTGTGTGCCACGATATGTGGAAACAAAGCAGTTAAAAAACCTCGACTTTCAAGATATTCTTAATCGTTCAAAGAAGGCAAGAAACATACATTTTGGTTCATTCTTAGGAGTCACAAATAAATTACTCTCTTATTCCCATCAAGATTgtgatttctttcttttttgctATGTTTTCAATACCAGGAATCAATCAATGCATCAAGTCTACAGTTTGGCTGGATGAATGAATTTGAAGATGGATTGTTGACAGAAATATGGGACCGGTCAGGAACAACCTGGAAATCGTTACTAGATGAGTTATCTAATGAATCTCAACCAGAAAACGTCGTGGTAGTAGTTGGTCATCCTATTGTTAATATTGGACTATTAGGACATTGCCTGAATCTAACAAAGGACTGGCTGGGATCATTTCATCTCGACGCTGGTAGCATTAGTGTCATTGATTTCCCTGATGGCCCGTTCGGAAGAGGAGTTGTTCGATGCATAAACTATACCGCACATCTTGGAAGGTGGTCGATCCCCATCACTAGACCAACACAAGATGAAGATGAATTCTAAGACTGCGCTTTTAGTTTCTTATCTGCCCACATTTTCATTGTTgtaatcaatcaaataattataatttcgggctcatatgtatatgtatgatactaattatacattaaaaagaagaaagttAGAGTGGATGAAAAAGAAATCTTATATTATAATACACTTACAATCATTGAAAATGTATGTTTTGCTTATTGGTTTTTTTAGTTCCCTCAAAGtattgaaacacattcaaagaTTAACTTCATTATTTGATGGTATTATTCAGTATTACAGTTTCACATAATTACTTTCTGAATGCACATTCGAAAACATCCTAAAACTGGCCTCTGTGTTTTCATCTATTTTTGCTTAGATTGGATCAACTAGTTAACATACTTGCCTGTAGAAACATTAATCAATAGTTCAATCCTTACTTCTTGCAATCTTGCAAGACCGGAGATCCGTAGAAAAAGGTGCGGTCTCTCTGGGACCCATAGCCCGTGAAAGACATACTTGGAGCTACTTTACTTTTAACAAAGGTCAAATTTCACCATTGCAAAGAAAATAGTACATAATAACATCATTATGAACAAATTCAACTTAGTTTattcaaaaaaccaaaaaaaaacttattcatGCAATCATCAAATCtcataaaaacacaaaactagCAACATAGGCTTCCACATTCTTTAAAGTCTTAggact is drawn from Erigeron canadensis isolate Cc75 chromosome 9, C_canadensis_v1, whole genome shotgun sequence and contains these coding sequences:
- the LOC122581794 gene encoding 5'-methylthioadenosine nucleosidase-like is translated as MATFHIRENDDKHHPVSTLVIFTAMDSEALPIIEFFKLSPDDGSLFPLGVPWIRYHGTYKDLNINLIYPGRDPDLGVNSVGTVPASLVTYASIQALKPDLLINAGTAGGFKVKGACIFDVFLVSDLAFHDRRIPIPGPDKYGVGRRQSFSTPNLVKELKLKVCNLSTGDSLDMTPQDETCILANDATIVDMEGAAVAYVSSLMRVPAIFIKAVSNFVDGEISIPEDFAQNLQATVVALREVVAQVVEFINGKCLSEL
- the LOC122583577 gene encoding glutathione S-transferase T3-like translates to MGMGMGSVIGMGPGMCMGMGPGMGMGGSSQHETFGGSSSQQNTPGSFFDRQRLVDTPPQDSQDDDVQKTQPPPQPSKPRRHRKKVVGEDEPRPRNVQQTWLPSEEMNLATAWLSVIENPECANYQKKGVYWSRITEALATLEEKPKDYRDPEVVSAKWRKIRLIIQNFNQIYTRIGHASGENDLDRVRKANEEYEGTYHKPFPYSSIWGKIRYSSKFYLVDKSVVRTNLGEPTAKRSKTSSSTDPVASQGSDARVNFDLNSFEELGDNDDEPVYQERPIGRDASKKASRSGSSSGGKGKRKGKYMETFEGIAKKLDKLFDMSSKKIELKEKKVKIMEEDRDWKLLGTEYSHLEEPERSIMERKKQALREKYLS
- the LOC122580804 gene encoding probable 2-carboxy-D-arabinitol-1-phosphatase translates to MLSAGLPLAGGNHHLFRHRHNFHSFKPITPTSFIIRSSSLQELNTSSSLEASDDDDDDGKLSSVVSGSVSFPAIKVAKRVVLVRHGQSTWNAEGRIQGSSDFSILTKKGEAQAETSRQMLIDDSFDICFSSPLKRSKRTADVIWDARKEEILTDSDLREIDLYSFQGLLKNEGIAKYGEAFGKWQKDAPNFNIDGHYPVRELWDRASSCWQKILVHDSRSVLVVAHNAVNQALVATAMGLGTEYFRILLQSNCGVSVLDFVPRPEGGSPYICLNRLNQTPGSPIGGGSSAGRKASRRIVLVCHGSSQASNSDDTPMDMLGTIQSQKTAELLLDLKVKSIVSSPRIVPTETANSIARVQEAADCLGADCVPRYVETKQLKNLDFQDILNRSKKESINASSLQFGWMNEFEDGLLTEIWDRSGTTWKSLLDELSNESQPENVVVVVGHPIVNIGLLGHCLNLTKDWLGSFHLDAGSISVIDFPDGPFGRGVVRCINYTAHLGRWSIPITRPTQDEDEF